Proteins encoded within one genomic window of Mya arenaria isolate MELC-2E11 chromosome 13, ASM2691426v1:
- the LOC128213090 gene encoding serine/arginine repetitive matrix protein 1-like isoform X1, with protein sequence MRRNAGATAALLQKANSQLRGEKIEKPEDELNAYISSLTQKTVKSQKSVNFEDLGESISISSDIEEVKPQAVASVGSKFLKKKPGQDTTDSSPAGNNNTAGSKFLKNPQTSAVSPSPAASTVKPRYGGQSAASSGQSFGRPGSQQSGGRQVSSALDKASALTGKFQQKSAVRKSYTLDSESDESYGNLKLSAVGDQLSDSVTTESAKIGRDGGKFLKKATPSLAAATPTPARETTKQNEATKPTQPGSGWRPGQSATTPQKKASPFQLKSSMKYSTDVILTSEEESLAEFVGGLPSSSDSMDKPKQQHKRRPARHTPSPPLKVGRGHRSPSPTGQPKPSAKTPSKHRSPSPQSKPPMIRRTPSPSPRAGDRNSPGLRRRSPSPRVLRSYSDDSNVADSIIDEVAEEFDFGMNDSMQSPRKHVVIMDLDDLGPTVEEDLPPRPETPLSRSDSPVRSTARKSSRSGAKSPSQGKKKDKGKKSVEKDTSPFKASGKKDKSPFRANEPSQSPFKANDRDSPFKANMENKSPFRAAENASPFRARSDDSPFRASNEGSVFKSSHVENSPFKSGKSLKKGKDRSEKSERSDGRSKKKGKKSEKSGKKKDSGKDDDFFGTFNLQTVDDLLGHQSGKDSEYDDYVKSEIEEVPSEISEIHTEHTKTNIRYDDSATEIPSEIEDVRPTVATYTDDFDSVSERIGYSSDRRYSSASEVKTRYSGEDSVASYTEYSTESDTETYTETRSKSEQSEYDSYSEDFTKSLVPSNTTRSDVTPRPPHGMATEGVQTSLEGLLFSWNPQGTGLSFPGAPYGLGFVDPTPIAAHMVSADALEAMTSYSPAMLALHDMLKSQLDLTREFIAMQKHIQTQTTEKIQPRYQYTTLEDTKKYIKQHKKKKLSFKEALRLVDMDTARQGKRS encoded by the exons ATGAGACGGAATGCCGGAGCGACAGCGGCGCTTCTCCAGAAAGCGAACAGCCAGCTACGTGGagagaaaatagaaaaacctgaAGATGAGTTGaat GCCTACATCAGCTCATTAACACAGAAGACAGTGAAATCTCAAAAGTCTGTCAACTTTGAAGACCTTGGGGAAAGCATCTCTATAAGCAGTGATATTGAAGAAGTTAAACCCCAGGCAGTTGCATCAGTTGGAAGCAAGTTCTTGAAAAAGAAGCCTGGCCAAGATACAACAGACTCAAGCCCAGCAGGAAATAACAATACAGCTGGCAGCAAGTTTTTGAAGAATCCCCAAACATCTGCTGTGTCTCCAAGTCCAGCGGCTTCAACAGTAAAACCCAG GTATGGTGGTCAGTCTGCAGCCAGTTCAGGTCAGTCGTTTGGTCGCCCAGGCAGTCAGCAGTCAGGTGGACGGCAGGTGTCAAGCGCCCTGGACAAGGCTTCAGCCTTGACCGGCAAGTTCCAACAGAAATCTGCTGTCAGGAAGTCGTACACTCTGGACTCGGAGAGTGATGAGAGTTATGGCAACTTGAAGCTGTCAGCTGTTGGTGATCAG CTGTCAGACTCAGTCACAACTGAGAGTGCGAAGATTGGACGAGATGGTGGGAAGTTCCTGAAGAAAGCCACTCCCTCCCTGGCAGCAGCCACACCCACTCCGGCAAGGGAGACAACTAAACAAAATGAGGCAACAAAACCAACACAGCCAGGTTCGGGCTGGCGGCCAGGACAGAGTGCTACAACACCACAAAAGAAAG CTTCCCCCTTCCAACTGAAGAGCTCTATGAAGTACTCAACCGATGTTATTCTTACCTCCGAAGAGGAGAGCCTGGCAGAGTTTGTGGGTGGTCTCCCTTCCTCCTCTGACAGCATGGATAAACCAAAGCAACAG CACAAACGTCGTCCAGCTCGGCACACCCCCTCCCCACCACTGAAAGTTGGACGTGGCCACCGAAGCCCCTCCCCTACTGGTCAACCAAAGCCCTCAGCTAAGACCCCAAGCAAGCATCGCTCCCCCTCACCCCAGAGTAAGCCTCCCATGATTCGCCGTACCCCCTCCCCGAGCCCCAGGGCAGGGGACAGGAACTCCCCAGGGTTAAGGAGAAGGTCCCCCTCCCCAAGAGTGTTGAGGTCATATTCAGATGATTCCAATGTAGCAGACTCAATCATTGACGAAGTGGCGGAGGAGTTTGACTTCGGAATGAATG ACTCCATGCAATCTCCAAGAAAACATGTTG TGATAATGGACCTTGATGATTTGGGACCTACAGTCGAGGAAGACCTCCCACCAAGACCCGAGACCCCGCTCTCCCGCAGTGACTCGCCTGTACGCTCTACTGCAAGAAAATCATCCAGATCAGGGGCCAAATCACCGAGTCAAGGAAAGAAAAAAGATAAAGGGAAGAAATCTGTTGAAAAAGATACTTCCCCGTTTAAGGCTAGTGGGAAAAAGGACAAATCACCATTTAGAGCGAATGAACCTAGCCAATCACCGTTTAAAGCAAATGACAGAGATTCCCCATTTAAAGCGAATATGGAAAATAAATCTCCTTTCCGTGCGGCTGAAAATGCGAGTCCCTTCAGGGCAAGGTCAGATGATTCACCATTTAGAGCGAGTAACGAAGGGTCAGTGTTTAAATCTTCGCATGTAGAGAATTCTCCTTTTAAATCAGGCAAAAGTTTGAAGAAAGGAAAAGATAGAAGTGAAAAGTCAGAAAGGTCTGATGGTAGGTCGAAAAAGAAGGGGAAAAAGTCGGAAAAGTCTGGTAAAAAGAAAGACAGTGGTAAAGATGATGACTTTTTCGGTACATTTAATCTTCAGACCGTTGATGACTTGCTTGGTCATCAGTCAGGAAAAGACAGTGAATATGATGACTATGTTAAAAGTGAAATTGAAGAAGTGCCGAGTGAAATTTCTGAAATACACACTGAGCATACTAAAACTAACATCAGATATGATGACAGTGCAACTGAAATACCGTCAGAAATCGAAGATGTTCGACCAACTGTGGCAACATACACTGATGATTTTGACAGTGTCTCTGAACGGATAGGTTACAGCAGTGATAGGCGTTACTCTTCGGCGTCGGAAGTGAAAACTCGATACAGTGGGGAGGATTCGGTGGCCAGTTATACGGAGTACAGTACGGAATCAGATACCGAGACCTACACAGAGACAAGGTCAAAATCAGAGCAGTCAGAATATGATTCATATTCTGAGGACTTTACTAAAAG ccTGGTGCCCTCGAACACCACACGATCTGACGTCACCCCCAGACCACCTCATGGGATGGCCACAGAGGGAGTCCAGACCTCTCTAGAGGGGCTATTGTTCTCTTGGAACCCGCAAGGGACTGGGCTGTCATTTCCAGGTGCGCCCTATGGGCTTGGCTTCGTAGACCCCACACCCATAGCAGCACACATGGTCTCAGCCGATGCACTTGAAG CCATGACGTCATATAGCCCAGCCATGTTAGCCCTCCATGACATGTTAAAGTCACAGCTGGACCTAACGAGGGAATTTATTGCCATGCAGAAACACATACAAACCCAGACGACAGAAAAAATCCAGCCTCGGTACCAGTATACTACACTCGAAGATACTAAAAAg taTATCAAACAGCACAAGAAAAAGAAGCTTTCCTTTAAAGAAGCCCTCAGACTTGTGGATATGGACACAGCACGGCAAGGCAAGCGATCCTGA
- the LOC128213090 gene encoding serine/arginine repetitive matrix protein 1-like isoform X2 — MRRNAGATAALLQKANSQLRGEKIEKPEDELNAYISSLTQKTVKSQKSVNFEDLGESISISSDIEEVKPQAVASVGSKFLKKKPGQDTTDSSPAGNNNTAGSKFLKNPQTSAVSPSPAASTVKPRYGGQSAASSGQSFGRPGSQQSGGRQVSSALDKASALTGKFQQKSAVRKSYTLDSESDESYGNLKLSAVGDQLSDSVTTESAKIGRDGGKFLKKATPSLAAATPTPARETTKQNEATKPTQPGSGWRPGQSATTPQKKASPFQLKSSMKYSTDVILTSEEESLAEFVGGLPSSSDSMDKPKQQHKRRPARHTPSPPLKVGRGHRSPSPTGQPKPSAKTPSKHRSPSPQSKPPMIRRTPSPSPRAGDRNSPGLRRRSPSPRVLRSYSDDSNVADSIIDEVAEEFDFGMNVIMDLDDLGPTVEEDLPPRPETPLSRSDSPVRSTARKSSRSGAKSPSQGKKKDKGKKSVEKDTSPFKASGKKDKSPFRANEPSQSPFKANDRDSPFKANMENKSPFRAAENASPFRARSDDSPFRASNEGSVFKSSHVENSPFKSGKSLKKGKDRSEKSERSDGRSKKKGKKSEKSGKKKDSGKDDDFFGTFNLQTVDDLLGHQSGKDSEYDDYVKSEIEEVPSEISEIHTEHTKTNIRYDDSATEIPSEIEDVRPTVATYTDDFDSVSERIGYSSDRRYSSASEVKTRYSGEDSVASYTEYSTESDTETYTETRSKSEQSEYDSYSEDFTKSLVPSNTTRSDVTPRPPHGMATEGVQTSLEGLLFSWNPQGTGLSFPGAPYGLGFVDPTPIAAHMVSADALEAMTSYSPAMLALHDMLKSQLDLTREFIAMQKHIQTQTTEKIQPRYQYTTLEDTKKYIKQHKKKKLSFKEALRLVDMDTARQGKRS; from the exons ATGAGACGGAATGCCGGAGCGACAGCGGCGCTTCTCCAGAAAGCGAACAGCCAGCTACGTGGagagaaaatagaaaaacctgaAGATGAGTTGaat GCCTACATCAGCTCATTAACACAGAAGACAGTGAAATCTCAAAAGTCTGTCAACTTTGAAGACCTTGGGGAAAGCATCTCTATAAGCAGTGATATTGAAGAAGTTAAACCCCAGGCAGTTGCATCAGTTGGAAGCAAGTTCTTGAAAAAGAAGCCTGGCCAAGATACAACAGACTCAAGCCCAGCAGGAAATAACAATACAGCTGGCAGCAAGTTTTTGAAGAATCCCCAAACATCTGCTGTGTCTCCAAGTCCAGCGGCTTCAACAGTAAAACCCAG GTATGGTGGTCAGTCTGCAGCCAGTTCAGGTCAGTCGTTTGGTCGCCCAGGCAGTCAGCAGTCAGGTGGACGGCAGGTGTCAAGCGCCCTGGACAAGGCTTCAGCCTTGACCGGCAAGTTCCAACAGAAATCTGCTGTCAGGAAGTCGTACACTCTGGACTCGGAGAGTGATGAGAGTTATGGCAACTTGAAGCTGTCAGCTGTTGGTGATCAG CTGTCAGACTCAGTCACAACTGAGAGTGCGAAGATTGGACGAGATGGTGGGAAGTTCCTGAAGAAAGCCACTCCCTCCCTGGCAGCAGCCACACCCACTCCGGCAAGGGAGACAACTAAACAAAATGAGGCAACAAAACCAACACAGCCAGGTTCGGGCTGGCGGCCAGGACAGAGTGCTACAACACCACAAAAGAAAG CTTCCCCCTTCCAACTGAAGAGCTCTATGAAGTACTCAACCGATGTTATTCTTACCTCCGAAGAGGAGAGCCTGGCAGAGTTTGTGGGTGGTCTCCCTTCCTCCTCTGACAGCATGGATAAACCAAAGCAACAG CACAAACGTCGTCCAGCTCGGCACACCCCCTCCCCACCACTGAAAGTTGGACGTGGCCACCGAAGCCCCTCCCCTACTGGTCAACCAAAGCCCTCAGCTAAGACCCCAAGCAAGCATCGCTCCCCCTCACCCCAGAGTAAGCCTCCCATGATTCGCCGTACCCCCTCCCCGAGCCCCAGGGCAGGGGACAGGAACTCCCCAGGGTTAAGGAGAAGGTCCCCCTCCCCAAGAGTGTTGAGGTCATATTCAGATGATTCCAATGTAGCAGACTCAATCATTGACGAAGTGGCGGAGGAGTTTGACTTCGGAATGAATG TGATAATGGACCTTGATGATTTGGGACCTACAGTCGAGGAAGACCTCCCACCAAGACCCGAGACCCCGCTCTCCCGCAGTGACTCGCCTGTACGCTCTACTGCAAGAAAATCATCCAGATCAGGGGCCAAATCACCGAGTCAAGGAAAGAAAAAAGATAAAGGGAAGAAATCTGTTGAAAAAGATACTTCCCCGTTTAAGGCTAGTGGGAAAAAGGACAAATCACCATTTAGAGCGAATGAACCTAGCCAATCACCGTTTAAAGCAAATGACAGAGATTCCCCATTTAAAGCGAATATGGAAAATAAATCTCCTTTCCGTGCGGCTGAAAATGCGAGTCCCTTCAGGGCAAGGTCAGATGATTCACCATTTAGAGCGAGTAACGAAGGGTCAGTGTTTAAATCTTCGCATGTAGAGAATTCTCCTTTTAAATCAGGCAAAAGTTTGAAGAAAGGAAAAGATAGAAGTGAAAAGTCAGAAAGGTCTGATGGTAGGTCGAAAAAGAAGGGGAAAAAGTCGGAAAAGTCTGGTAAAAAGAAAGACAGTGGTAAAGATGATGACTTTTTCGGTACATTTAATCTTCAGACCGTTGATGACTTGCTTGGTCATCAGTCAGGAAAAGACAGTGAATATGATGACTATGTTAAAAGTGAAATTGAAGAAGTGCCGAGTGAAATTTCTGAAATACACACTGAGCATACTAAAACTAACATCAGATATGATGACAGTGCAACTGAAATACCGTCAGAAATCGAAGATGTTCGACCAACTGTGGCAACATACACTGATGATTTTGACAGTGTCTCTGAACGGATAGGTTACAGCAGTGATAGGCGTTACTCTTCGGCGTCGGAAGTGAAAACTCGATACAGTGGGGAGGATTCGGTGGCCAGTTATACGGAGTACAGTACGGAATCAGATACCGAGACCTACACAGAGACAAGGTCAAAATCAGAGCAGTCAGAATATGATTCATATTCTGAGGACTTTACTAAAAG ccTGGTGCCCTCGAACACCACACGATCTGACGTCACCCCCAGACCACCTCATGGGATGGCCACAGAGGGAGTCCAGACCTCTCTAGAGGGGCTATTGTTCTCTTGGAACCCGCAAGGGACTGGGCTGTCATTTCCAGGTGCGCCCTATGGGCTTGGCTTCGTAGACCCCACACCCATAGCAGCACACATGGTCTCAGCCGATGCACTTGAAG CCATGACGTCATATAGCCCAGCCATGTTAGCCCTCCATGACATGTTAAAGTCACAGCTGGACCTAACGAGGGAATTTATTGCCATGCAGAAACACATACAAACCCAGACGACAGAAAAAATCCAGCCTCGGTACCAGTATACTACACTCGAAGATACTAAAAAg taTATCAAACAGCACAAGAAAAAGAAGCTTTCCTTTAAAGAAGCCCTCAGACTTGTGGATATGGACACAGCACGGCAAGGCAAGCGATCCTGA